A window of Otariodibacter oris genomic DNA:
ATCGCATCCATTTTAGACTGACGTTTAAGTCGAATAGACAGTAATGTTTTACCTTTTTGTTTATCCATTAAGACTTGGTCGTAAATCGCATAAACAATGAAGAGTATAATGGCTAAAAAAAGAATAATATTTGTCATTTTATATTTACATTTTGTATAAAAGAAAAGACCGCTTGTATTTTAACAAGCGGTCTGATTTTCGCAATAATTTGCAAATTAACCTAAGATACCAGTCCAAGCACCGAAGATACCAATCACAAAGAAGCCAATGATAATCCATAGGGCATTGACACGATTACGTAATAACCACATACAAGCGAATGTAAGTAGTAATGGTAGTAATCCAGGCATTAAGCTATCTAAGATAGATTGAACAGTTGTCACTTCAACTGTACCATCTTGTTTTTCAATAGTCGAAACAACGAGCGGCACATTGATACTTGTCCATTTTTGGACTAAGGCGCCCATGATAAACAAGCCGAGGATTGATGCTCCCTCCGTTAGTTTTTGAAGCAAGCCACCACTCATATCTTGAACCACGTTTAACCCTTTTTTGTAACCATAAGTTACACCAAAGTAACGTGTTGCTAGACGCACAAGGTTGAATAAAACGAAGAAGAGTAATGGACCTAGAATACTACCTGTTAATGCAACGCCAGCACCTAGTGCAGCGAATACTGGACGAGCTGTACCCCAGTAGATTGGGTCACCCACACCAGCAAGAGGTCCCATAAGACCTACTTTGATACCATTGATTGCAGCATCATCGATTGGTTTACCGTTTGCACGCTCTTCTTCCATCGCGATAGTTACACCTAATACTGGAGCAGCTACGAATGGTTGAGTATTAAAGAATTCTAAGTGACGTTTAATTGCATCTTTACGCTCTTGCGAATTTGGATCTGGGTATAAACGTTTAATTACAGGTACCATTGAATAGCAGAAGCCTAAAGCCTGCATACGCTCAAAGTTCCATGAACCTTGGAAGAGATTTGAACGGCGTACAACCGCATTTAAATCACTTTTTGTTACTTTTTTGATTTCAGTTGTCATTGTATTACCCTTCTTAGTCTAATCTGTTATCAAGATCATTAGTTGCTGATTGAACTTGCACCACTTGTTTACTTTGGTTGTATTTAGGGTGAAGTTGAATATAAATAATCGCCATTACTGTACCAAGTACACCTAATGCAACTAAGTTGAAATCTGAGAATGCAGCTACCACAAAACCTGTGTAGAAGAATGGCATTAAGTGACCTGCACGCATCATGTTGATAACCATTGCATAACCTACAACTGCAATGAAACCACCTGCAATTTTAAGACCCATTGTTACTACTTCTGGGATGGCATTTAATAAGTGTTGAACGGTGTCTGTACCCGCTGTCATTGCAACGATAAGTGCTGGAATTGCGATACGCATTGCTTGTAAGAATAAAGCTGAACGGTGAATCCAATCTAATTTATTTAAATCACCTGTTTCTACGGCTTTATCCGCAGCATGTTGGAAACCAACGGTAATTGCACGAACTACATAAGTTAATACTTGACCTGC
This region includes:
- a CDS encoding PTS mannose transporter subunit IID, which codes for MTTEIKKVTKSDLNAVVRRSNLFQGSWNFERMQALGFCYSMVPVIKRLYPDPNSQERKDAIKRHLEFFNTQPFVAAPVLGVTIAMEEERANGKPIDDAAINGIKVGLMGPLAGVGDPIYWGTARPVFAALGAGVALTGSILGPLLFFVLFNLVRLATRYFGVTYGYKKGLNVVQDMSGGLLQKLTEGASILGLFIMGALVQKWTSINVPLVVSTIEKQDGTVEVTTVQSILDSLMPGLLPLLLTFACMWLLRNRVNALWIIIGFFVIGIFGAWTGILG
- a CDS encoding PTS mannose/fructose/sorbose transporter subunit IIC; the encoded protein is MEISTLQIILVFIVACISGMGSILDEWQTHRPLIACTLVGIVLGDMKTGIIVGGSLELLALGWMNIGAALAPDAALASVVSTILVIVGGQDIPTAIALAIPLAAAGQVLTYVVRAITVGFQHAADKAVETGDLNKLDWIHRSALFLQAMRIAIPALIVAMTAGTDTVQHLLNAIPEVVTMGLKIAGGFIAVVGYAMVINMMRAGHLMPFFYTGFVVAAFSDFNLVALGVLGTVMAIIYIQLHPKYNQSKQVVQVQSATNDLDNRLD